The nucleotide sequence GGCGTTTCAGATCGACCGCGCAGGGCTGATGGTCCGGCCGGGGCCCTTCCCCTGAAAGGGCCGATCTCTGTCGCTACGAACGTCACAAGGTCCAGAACGAGAGCAGTGTGTACTTCGCACGAGTCAGGTCGATCGCGAACAGATTTCACCACATCTGACCAGCGAGCCTCTTTCCCCTGCGACGTGATGGAACGACCTGATTCGGGCAAAGTTTCCCTCTCCCTTCGCCTCACGCCTCTGGATCGTTACGTTAACATGTCGTGAGTACGATCTCGAAAGTTCACCGTGACAGGCAGAAGAGAAGTCTCGGCGAACGGATGCCTACCATTGGTCGACAGGAATATCCCGATGAGTTCCTTGAGGCAGCGATATTTACCCCTGTTTCTGCGAGCGATGGGATGGTGGTTGATCGCGACAGGGATCACCTCTGCCCAGAACCGGCCGGCCCCCGTCGATTCCGTGCAAGCAGTGACGCTGGGGCAGCTCGCTGCAGGAGAGGCCGAGTTACTCGACCTGACTCATTCGCTGGACGAAAAAAGCCCATTCTGGCCGGGGGATGACTACCAGCCCTTTGAACTGAAAACGATCGCCACCCTGGAGAAGAACGGGGTTTCCTCAAAAGCGTTCAGCATGCCCGAACATTTCGGCACGCACATTGACGCTCCGTGTCACTTCGAGCGAGGGCAATTGACCCTGGATGAAATTGCCAGCGAGGACTTATTCGCCCCCGGGGTCGTGGTGGATATTTCCCTGAAGGGAGAAAGCGACGCCGACTATCGGCTGACGGTTGCAGACCTGACGGACTGGGAAACGATCCATGGCCCCATTCCCCGCCGGGCGATCGTACTGCTGAACACCGGATGGGCGCGCTTCTGGAAGAGCAATGTCCGTTATCGCAATCAGGATGCGCAGGGAAGAATGCACTTCCCCGGCTTTTCTGCGGAAGCAGCAAGCTGGCTCATCAAGGAACGCAACATTCGCGGGATTGGAATCGATACACTGAGCATCGATTATGGTCCGTCCAAAGACTTCACCGTGCATCATCAGATTAATGGTGCCGGTCGTTATGGACTCGAGAATGTTGCGAATCTCGATCAGCTTCCGGCAAGGAACTTTTTCCTGATCGTTGCGCCGATCAAGATTACATCAGGAACAGGAGGCCCCACACGGATGTTCGCCATTCAGCCTCGCACCAGCAAATAACGTTGCCTCCATCCGCGATCAGAGCTACGGGAGAAATCATGCGTCCAGGATTCCTGCTCACTGTCTGCACCGTCGTGCTCAGCTTCTTCTGCCCTGCCAGCGAAGCTCAGGAACTGCGACTGGTCACATTCCAGTTGGACGTGACACCTCCGATCGGTTCACCGTTGTGCGAAGGCTTTATTCCCCCCGCCTCCAAAATTGATGATCCCCTCTCCGCTCGCGGCATCATCATCCTGGGCGTTGAGCAACCGATTGTCCTGTGTGCGGTCGACTTTGTCGGCATTGGTAATGGCGGGTACGACGCCTGGAAGGAAGCCCTCGCATCCGCGGCAGAGACGATTCCGTCCCGCGTCGCCGTGCATGTCCTGCATCAGCACGATGCCCCTGCGTGCGATCTCAGCGAAGCGGAACTTCTTGCTCCGTACGGCATCGAGAGTAAAGCCTTCGATGTTCCCTTCCTCAGGGATGTACTGAAGCGCCTGAAGCTCACGGTCAAAGCGGCATTGCCTTCCGCTCGCCCCTTCACGCATCTCGGGACAGGTCAGGCCACTGTGGACCGGGTTGCATCCAATCGACGCATTCTTGGTGAAGATGGCAAGGTGAAAATTGTCCGCTACAGCTCCACCGTCGATCCCGAAGCGATCGCGGCTCCCGAGGGGGTCATCGATCCCCAATTGAAACTGCTCAGCTTCTGGAATGGTGATACCCCTCTGGTCTCAATCACCTATTACGCGACGCACCCCCAAAGCCACTACGGCAAAGGTGCGGTCAGTGCCGACTTCGTCGGTCTGGCGCGAGCCGTTCGTGACCGGGCCGAACCCAAACTGTTCCACATGCACTTCAACGGAGCCGGCGGGAATCTTGCTGCGGGAAAATATAACAATGGCTCGCAAGAGGCCCGGATCGAACTGACAGAAAGACTTGCCGCCGGAATGGAACAAGCCTGGACCAGTACCACCCGCGTTCCGGTGGCTGCGAACGACATCGAATGGCGTGTCGAACCGGTTACCCTTCCGCTGCGGGAACCGCTGCAAAACCTGGCAGCGCTTGAGGACATGCTCAAGAATGATAAAGCCCACCTGCTGGAACGGATTCGCGCTGCGAAAGACCTTGCCTATGCAAAACGCGTTCTGGCCAAACAGACAATCGAATTGAGCTCGCTGCGATTGGGACAGGCGGTCATCCTGAATCTGCCGGGAGAAATCTTCGTCGAATACCAGTTAGCCGCACAGAAAATGCGTCCTGATCGCTTCATTTGCACGGCTGGCTACGGCGACTGTGGCCCCGGCTATATTGGTACCGCGATTGCCTATTCGGAAGGGGGCTACGAGACCAGTTGGGTCTCCCGCACCGCACCCGAATCCGAAGAGATCCTCCTGGCGGCCATCGCCAGGCTGCTGAAATAGGGATCCGAAACAGAGAGATCGAGAGTCCTGTCTCCCCCGCCTCTCGATCACTCGTTGGCAGGAGGCTGAGAAAGCCCGTCATCGCAGCAGAAAACCCTCTTTTGCGCCGATTCTGCCGCAGTTGGGCTCGCTTCGCGGAATCTGGTTCTTTCCGAACTTCAGGGCGGATACGTGATATTGACCTGAAATCTGGAATCTGAGAGAAGCCTGTCCTCCCATTTTCCCATTT is from Schlesneria sp. DSM 10557 and encodes:
- a CDS encoding cyclase family protein, translated to MSSLRQRYLPLFLRAMGWWLIATGITSAQNRPAPVDSVQAVTLGQLAAGEAELLDLTHSLDEKSPFWPGDDYQPFELKTIATLEKNGVSSKAFSMPEHFGTHIDAPCHFERGQLTLDEIASEDLFAPGVVVDISLKGESDADYRLTVADLTDWETIHGPIPRRAIVLLNTGWARFWKSNVRYRNQDAQGRMHFPGFSAEAASWLIKERNIRGIGIDTLSIDYGPSKDFTVHHQINGAGRYGLENVANLDQLPARNFFLIVAPIKITSGTGGPTRMFAIQPRTSK